The genomic interval AAAATTAGAACCTCTTGAAAACAAGTAAACAATTGAACCTGAGTGATAAATAAGATTTTCTAAAATCATAAAAAAGGTAAAGGGTGATTGTTTTGAAAAAATCTTCAGAGCACTCACCCACTTATCTTTGAATCAAAATTTTCTTTACACCAAATCCGGTATGTAAAAAATAAACAGATGGTGGAATCCCGGAAGTATTGATTTTTCCGGATGAGTCTGTTGCCGTTTCTAAAATCAGCCTACCGTTTAAATCATAAATTTTCACGGTTTCATCACGGATAGGGGAGTCCTCTATGGAAATTCTTAAATAATTGCTTGCAGGACCATTTTGAATTTGCAGAGAGTTTACATTATTTGCTTTCCAATCCTTTACACTGTTAGTCAATGTGCAAACAGCAAGCTTTGCATCAATTTGTTGTAAAAGTGCCCACTGATAAATGTTATAATCTCTGTTATGGTATCCCATAGCTGTAAAAGAAGGATTCGATTCTTCGTCCAGCAGAGGATTGGGGCGCTGATCGTTTGGCTGAGGGGTGTGCTCAACCATAAACCCAACCCTGGTCATTCCTGAGCGCTGAAATCTGATTTGATAAAAGTCATCAAAAGCCACAAACCCGGCATTTCCGCCATAGGGCGCATTTCCTCTAAGAGTTATATAATATTCCAGCGGTTGAGAGGCTGTTGAATAGTAAACAGAATCCTGAAACAATTGGTCATTACTCACATTCAGGTTCCTGTATAACAGATTCTGATTTGCCGCATTAGGATTTAAAGTTAAGTGGCCTGGACTAATGAAAGGGATCGTTTGCCCTTCCTTAAAGCTTCTCCAGGTCATAACACAACCGCATTGCTCAAATTCTTCACAACGCGGGATATTTTCCCACCAACCACCGTCAATTTTACCGGCTTCTGCATAGCTGCTAACAATTCCTGCAGTAACAGCTACCACCAGTTGTTCCCTCAAACTGCTGTTATCATCAAACAAA from Chitinophagaceae bacterium carries:
- a CDS encoding DUF3089 domain-containing protein, translating into MAKTFKSFSLTALLFFFITSAAHAQLDYDDLGNWAFHPDKPGTLLDGFNIDIAVIDENLNTDTLIQRTNNSMINTGVDVFFVHPTILHNVTGFTERKNIPLEDQPQPMIAAGIVGQAGLLSQFGRVFAPRYQQATPPTFINSPLDSTQVEVINTAYEDVKAAFQHYLQHHNNGNKIILASHSQGAFLVSILLRDLFDDNSSLREQLVVAVTAGIVSSYAEAGKIDGGWWENIPRCEEFEQCGCVMTWRSFKEGQTIPFISPGHLTLNPNAANQNLLYRNLNVSNDQLFQDSVYYSTASQPLEYYITLRGNAPYGGNAGFVAFDDFYQIRFQRSGMTRVGFMVEHTPQPNDQRPNPLLDEESNPSFTAMGYHNRDYNIYQWALLQQIDAKLAVCTLTNSVKDWKANNVNSLQIQNGPASNYLRISIEDSPIRDETVKIYDLNGRLILETATDSSGKINTSGIPPSVYFLHTGFGVKKILIQR